Proteins encoded by one window of Rhodopirellula islandica:
- a CDS encoding sigma-70 family RNA polymerase sigma factor has protein sequence MSELSPAELVVRHQDGIWRYLRLLGCDSATADDLTQETFLRVLRRDNFVQHSDEATSEYLRRTAYNLLVSYHRKFGRIRLSDSPELLDESWQRWAGKDLTGNETVEALRECMEGLTERARDALAMRFVHNTPRVQIGENLGISDHGARNLMQRAKAQLRECVEEKLRAVTQPS, from the coding sequence GTGAGTGAACTTTCACCAGCTGAATTGGTTGTCCGCCACCAAGATGGAATTTGGCGGTATTTGCGACTGCTCGGATGTGACTCCGCCACGGCGGACGATTTGACGCAGGAGACGTTTCTGCGTGTACTTCGACGAGACAACTTCGTTCAACATTCAGACGAAGCCACTTCAGAATACCTTCGCCGCACGGCGTACAACCTCCTCGTTTCATACCACCGAAAGTTCGGACGGATCCGACTTTCTGATTCACCTGAGTTGCTGGACGAAAGTTGGCAACGATGGGCGGGCAAGGATTTGACGGGCAATGAAACCGTCGAAGCCCTCCGAGAATGCATGGAGGGACTGACCGAACGTGCTCGCGACGCCTTGGCAATGCGTTTCGTTCACAACACACCTCGCGTGCAAATTGGTGAAAACCTGGGCATTTCCGACCACGGAGCCCGAAACCTGATGCAGCGAGCGAAAGCACAACTTCGAGAATGCGTGGAAGAAAAACTCCGCGCTGTGACTCAACCATCATGA
- a CDS encoding DNA methyltransferase → MTSPAFGQIHVSDCVEGMAKLPDGCIDLAFADPPFNIGYTYDVYDDSLESDEYLQWSENWIRGVHRVLADDGAFWLAIGDEYAAELKVLSQNIGFQCRSWVIWYYTFGVHCKYKFTRSHAHLFHFVKDEKHFKFNADDPAVRVPSARQLVYNDRRANSKGRMPDDTWILRPQDLPYGFTADEDIWYFPRVAGTFKERAGFHGCQMPEQLLGRIVRACSDPGDKVLDPFSGSATTVAVAKKLGREFISFEMSEEYVSLGNERLEQIRVGDPLTGAADPLRSAPATNGKKNETKAEKLAREEEERQRWATQQVGPQMEFQFETMRAMTDGELINAFRDIHDGHSVDRVLLDPVLSDRLETACRRISEREPAASRRQRLIELRASGALTAEGIHTVRPTTIPTTTLERFSYAAELAWSKLAQHYPEHSLDDIFTDPKLLEEFDREALLHAADADPMTLRWCATQLRSWATAARENQPSEDAPEHSPPKFSAAKNWTATSGPSSKSGSAKGGLYQVLARDDSVLFVGETSDFAVRFGDHLASESAERFWRNEAGGQPKVRTAQLENHEGPERRLALCQWLQENPATSRNLVSLWKDLIEI, encoded by the coding sequence ATGACCTCTCCAGCCTTCGGACAAATTCACGTTTCAGATTGCGTCGAGGGCATGGCGAAGCTGCCAGACGGCTGCATCGACCTGGCTTTTGCCGATCCACCGTTCAACATTGGATACACCTACGACGTCTACGATGACTCGTTGGAATCCGATGAATACCTGCAGTGGTCCGAAAACTGGATTCGCGGCGTGCACCGTGTTCTGGCCGATGATGGAGCCTTCTGGCTGGCGATCGGAGACGAATACGCGGCCGAACTGAAGGTGCTGTCGCAAAACATCGGCTTCCAGTGCCGCAGTTGGGTCATCTGGTACTACACCTTTGGCGTGCACTGCAAATACAAATTCACGCGGTCACACGCCCATTTGTTTCACTTCGTCAAAGACGAAAAGCACTTCAAATTCAACGCCGACGATCCAGCCGTGCGAGTGCCTTCCGCCCGGCAATTGGTCTACAACGACCGCCGCGCCAACAGCAAAGGCCGGATGCCCGATGACACTTGGATCCTGCGGCCCCAGGACCTGCCCTACGGCTTCACAGCCGATGAGGACATCTGGTACTTCCCTCGAGTCGCGGGCACGTTCAAGGAGCGTGCTGGGTTCCATGGCTGTCAAATGCCCGAACAGTTGCTCGGCCGCATCGTCCGGGCCTGCAGCGACCCCGGCGACAAAGTGCTGGATCCCTTCAGCGGCAGTGCCACCACCGTCGCTGTTGCAAAAAAGCTCGGTCGTGAGTTCATCAGTTTTGAGATGAGCGAAGAATATGTTTCGCTCGGAAACGAACGTCTCGAACAAATTCGTGTTGGCGATCCGCTCACTGGTGCCGCAGACCCTCTTCGCAGCGCCCCCGCCACCAACGGCAAGAAGAACGAAACCAAGGCGGAAAAGCTAGCTCGCGAGGAAGAAGAACGCCAACGCTGGGCAACCCAACAGGTGGGGCCTCAGATGGAATTCCAATTTGAAACCATGCGTGCGATGACCGATGGCGAACTGATCAACGCCTTCCGAGACATCCATGACGGCCACTCCGTCGATCGGGTGCTGCTCGATCCGGTCCTCAGCGATCGCCTGGAAACCGCGTGTCGCCGGATCTCCGAACGCGAACCCGCCGCGTCCCGACGTCAGCGACTGATCGAACTGCGCGCGTCCGGTGCACTGACCGCCGAAGGCATTCACACCGTGCGTCCCACCACGATCCCGACGACCACACTGGAACGATTCAGCTACGCCGCTGAATTGGCGTGGTCCAAACTCGCGCAGCATTACCCCGAACACAGCTTGGACGATATCTTCACCGATCCCAAGTTACTCGAAGAGTTTGATCGCGAAGCGTTGCTGCATGCGGCTGACGCCGATCCTATGACACTTCGTTGGTGTGCGACCCAACTGCGATCATGGGCCACCGCGGCTCGCGAGAACCAACCGAGTGAAGACGCACCAGAGCACTCGCCCCCAAAGTTCTCAGCAGCCAAAAACTGGACTGCCACCTCCGGGCCGAGTTCGAAAAGCGGCTCCGCAAAAGGCGGCCTGTACCAGGTGCTCGCCCGAGACGATTCCGTGTTGTTCGTGGGCGAAACCTCCGACTTCGCCGTTCGGTTTGGCGACCACCTCGCCAGCGAATCGGCAGAACGGTTTTGGCGAAACGAGGCCGGTGGCCAACCCAAAGTCCGCACCGCCCAACTTGAAAACCACGAAGGCCCCGAACGTCGACTCGCTCTTTGCCAATGGCTGCAAGAAAATCCGGCGACCTCACGGAACCTCGTTTCCTTGTGGAAGGATCTTATCGAAATTTAG
- a CDS encoding UbiA family prenyltransferase, which produces MNPKSSRSSLPANATLRTRLFSWAKLVRLPNGFTVVADVSAAFLLVLGASGWLRSGDDRAGSVWPFLALVVASGVALYWGGMVLNDVFDIRADRRARSERPLPRREIRLADARRVGWALLVAGMVLAALIGTVPGVIALLLSICIVAYDGPFKRTPIASVLMGGCRVLSFLLGSTAAHSVIPAEQWQGRVSVLGEPVWMHITPVSFAFAIGMGLYITGVTTFARREAIGDRSLHLPWGWFGMTLGGLVLALAPRVASLFLAANVPVDWTRGWQIDPVLIFPATIALMIVPTLARGWTAWRSPSPKRIQLTIKSAIMAIIPLMAAITMLGAGAIPSLCVFALVIPSTWLARRFRVT; this is translated from the coding sequence ATGAATCCCAAGTCATCACGTTCTTCGCTTCCTGCCAACGCCACGCTCCGAACGCGTTTGTTCTCTTGGGCGAAACTCGTTCGACTGCCCAACGGATTCACGGTGGTCGCCGATGTGTCGGCCGCGTTCTTGTTGGTGCTGGGCGCCAGCGGTTGGTTGCGATCGGGTGATGACCGTGCTGGTTCAGTTTGGCCATTCTTGGCGTTGGTCGTTGCCTCAGGAGTCGCCTTGTACTGGGGCGGCATGGTGCTCAACGATGTCTTTGACATCCGCGCTGATCGCCGAGCACGCAGCGAACGGCCGCTCCCGCGCCGCGAGATTCGGTTGGCGGATGCTCGGCGGGTCGGCTGGGCATTGCTCGTTGCGGGAATGGTTTTGGCTGCTTTGATCGGCACCGTCCCAGGTGTGATCGCGTTGCTCTTGAGCATCTGCATTGTCGCTTACGATGGCCCCTTCAAACGCACTCCCATCGCCTCCGTGTTGATGGGTGGGTGCCGCGTGTTGAGCTTCCTGCTGGGATCAACGGCGGCTCATTCTGTGATCCCTGCGGAGCAATGGCAGGGACGTGTGTCCGTCCTCGGCGAGCCCGTTTGGATGCACATCACACCCGTCTCGTTCGCGTTTGCAATCGGCATGGGACTTTACATCACTGGGGTCACCACGTTCGCCCGTCGTGAAGCGATCGGTGATCGCAGCCTGCACCTTCCGTGGGGCTGGTTTGGGATGACATTGGGCGGCCTGGTGCTCGCGCTCGCCCCTCGTGTTGCCAGCCTCTTCCTGGCCGCGAACGTGCCAGTGGATTGGACCCGTGGTTGGCAAATTGACCCCGTGCTGATCTTTCCCGCCACGATTGCCTTGATGATCGTGCCGACGCTTGCGAGAGGCTGGACAGCCTGGCGATCCCCGTCTCCTAAACGCATTCAGCTCACAATCAAGTCCGCGATCATGGCGATCATTCCCTTGATGGCCGCGATCACCATGCTCGGTGCCGGAGCCATCCCCTCGCTCTGCGTCTTCGCCCTCGTGATCCCCTCCACATGGCTCGCCCGCCGCTTCCGAGTGACGTAA
- a CDS encoding DUF11 domain-containing protein: MMHPARLSEIAILSQPTNATRSNSAPMCLAWLAVGAAAMLISGCATPVASPIVSPTASLTQHPVQPTQPAQPFAQAPAAPTAPALDVASLYGSTSVTSNVPGAEATIGQPAIAQVGFRNQTACGCGSTACGGECGSTNGMAGDCVACQPMPAMPMMRTPWGVDPQEFLCDGGDQDPQARLTRGDMINGLQPEDTVTHYTTEAGDIEFSASNRVCVYSPRFASVRRITGAIVNDRSITVGGTFQPVGPRGIDLDQPGLVMTDTTKIAHSELTRRVDAMRDRNRGVPVDNVQQIEVAEDVLALLTNIRQLSLSELDESQLALVERFANAAIAWSIDESVEVEIQDLKPPTLTRDQKVDAVVVYDFPEAGRVNLIKLADKQHAPVGDTVTFALRLQNVGDSPVNGVVVTDNLTTRLEYIAESESATMDADFSIQPNQAGSDQLIWKLTEELGVGETVSIEFQCKVR; the protein is encoded by the coding sequence ATGATGCATCCAGCTCGCCTTTCCGAGATCGCGATCCTGTCGCAACCAACGAACGCCACTCGATCAAACAGTGCACCGATGTGCTTGGCTTGGTTGGCTGTTGGTGCTGCCGCGATGCTGATCAGTGGTTGCGCCACGCCGGTCGCCTCGCCCATCGTCTCTCCGACCGCCTCGCTCACCCAGCATCCGGTCCAACCGACTCAACCCGCTCAGCCATTCGCTCAGGCTCCGGCAGCTCCCACTGCACCTGCGTTGGATGTGGCATCGTTGTATGGATCGACTTCCGTGACCTCCAACGTTCCTGGGGCCGAAGCCACGATCGGTCAACCAGCGATCGCTCAAGTTGGCTTTCGAAATCAAACCGCATGCGGATGCGGCAGCACGGCCTGCGGCGGCGAATGCGGTTCAACAAACGGCATGGCCGGCGATTGCGTTGCCTGTCAGCCGATGCCTGCCATGCCCATGATGCGCACTCCGTGGGGTGTCGACCCACAAGAGTTCCTGTGCGACGGCGGGGACCAAGATCCACAAGCTCGGTTGACTCGAGGCGACATGATCAACGGCCTGCAGCCCGAAGACACCGTCACTCACTACACCACCGAGGCAGGCGACATTGAGTTCTCCGCCTCCAATCGTGTCTGCGTGTACTCACCTCGATTTGCATCGGTGCGTCGGATCACGGGAGCGATTGTGAATGATCGTTCGATCACCGTCGGCGGCACGTTTCAACCTGTGGGGCCACGTGGCATTGATTTGGATCAGCCCGGGTTGGTCATGACCGACACCACCAAGATTGCTCACAGCGAACTGACGCGACGCGTCGATGCGATGCGAGATCGCAATCGTGGCGTTCCCGTCGACAACGTTCAACAAATCGAAGTCGCCGAAGATGTCCTGGCGTTGCTGACCAACATCCGCCAACTCAGCTTGTCTGAATTGGACGAGTCCCAACTGGCACTGGTCGAACGCTTCGCCAACGCCGCCATCGCTTGGTCAATCGACGAATCGGTCGAAGTCGAGATCCAAGACTTGAAACCGCCAACGCTGACCCGCGACCAAAAGGTCGACGCCGTGGTGGTGTATGACTTCCCCGAGGCGGGACGCGTCAACCTGATCAAGTTGGCTGACAAACAACACGCACCGGTCGGCGACACCGTGACTTTCGCGTTGCGATTGCAGAATGTGGGTGACTCGCCGGTCAACGGCGTCGTCGTCACGGACAACCTGACCACGCGTCTGGAGTACATCGCCGAATCGGAATCCGCGACCATGGACGCCGATTTCAGCATCCAACCGAACCAAGCTGGCTCGGATCAATTGATTTGGAAGCTGACCGAGGAACTCGGTGTCGGTGAAACCGTCTCGATCGAATTCCAATGCAAGGTGCGATGA
- a CDS encoding Ig-like domain-containing protein, whose translation MIHRQPSQPSSDWTSQTATERNPSDSNAGKGRSKRRSDRRSKRTQKRRLMMEGLETRQLLAAGGIVPSTPALDEYDGPRNVGTVAAFPMSESESRGEVGENDFFQDAEFLPLGNGAGQRDTIDLSGTAGIFPRGNLGVTTDIDVFSFNLEAGDILDVATLGGSAQFTVMLPSGQVWFAVDSVLNGSTTQFNTYPADSPLQTLGNQAFAQIVPEDGTYYVMVSGESTSVDYTLGLRTYRPVTESLPVGEGQVIFLDFDGGVFPRAVLREIYAPAGDPILGGVAFIPGIEQTLSGLGVVNQAAGAIENLQLSIAAEVERIFEDVGAKNINGDYDSTGNPGDYGVTILNSLQHADPGSNPNVSRVLVTGTSTNYGFEATVAESVDVGNFKLDEYAIVQLDTWVPFAQAFPRSAGSSEFDVLATYLGGIAAHEAAHILGIRHTDGTNLVANVSDEGGDPIADDQLVGLGPDGIYGTADDIPSSFETDIFSLVEGIFGTNYTAHSIAYGLSTGTVGSGATGRIFNDINGDGTFTGDSGLSGVTVFLDVNGDGLLSSADPSTVTAADGTYSLFGASGSYNVIAMTPSNFVATTPVSRSVTLGSSSTLPSFGFRQLLSDVTGRKFEDVNENGVYDPGEPGVEGAYIYADLDGDDRPDLGEPFALTDEDGLYTLDLSEVDYSYAIREVAEAGFEATVPLSGEYVVTPGSGPAEGFNFGGRSSRDFGDAPDTYGTLSASNGASHGILSGLTLGATVDRESDGQPTADATGDGADEDGILFTGPLVPGTTSSIQVTVNNTTGGQAYLQGWIDVDGSGTFDSDERFITNQVLATGVSSVPLTLPSFTLPASGLLDTFARFRLSQDTNISATGFVDTGEVEDYAVRLLNDGDLANDDSVSVPRNSQGFPIDVLANDFNSASNPLTITTQGTAATQGVVTISAGAAGQQQLLYTPPNNFVGQDTIQYRVTDTQGNVATATVSVNVTFQTEDPIALDDIYRIPANANSSGGFPLNVLDNDIASNAPGGLTLASVTNGTAGGTVVLTQNNQSVRYTPAAGFTGSEQFMYTVQDSENNFSTATVTVSINPDSDADDLASFTLEILDEVNDTPRPTLQQGDIFRLRVSVDDLRDLPGQTPQGLASAFLDVLYSSELVTTVDTNSSDAFPFDITFGPKFETPGSFQLGNSLTPGLLDEIGAAQSISNLSSVNGPGDDVASHTGPAELFTVTLQAIGSGIAVFQADPSDAAVSETILIEQSSALGFGEIRYGSVEVAIAPAGPNFPSALDDSFPEGLDSNGSLITSVSESELDVLDNDLLGTSGEVISFEINQGAANGTALVRDNGTPNDPTDDYIGYTADIGFSGFDSFTYVTTVSSPTFGIVTSIAEVTLVVGANQDPLAEFDFELVDESGNPISTVAVGQRFGVRIIADDLTQRDPYPVFAGFLDVLYDTGRIVPSDTISGDDFGFDVEFADEFNSSAAVGVNTRAGLIDEFGSLRSDTGLPATGVSPLLATLYFEAVAPGTATITGSPADRFPFQDTLLDDRDERVDPSQIVYDSLSFTITGSGEPLQNTNLPADVNGDNLVTAIDALLVINELSRLDSAVAGEPGSANSSLYYHDVNGDRRVSAIDALRVINYLNEVSAGESIAAAGESISTGIQTLSSEASDQAIGDLAAESKVTGGAASATDASSTGAVVVDNSTADSDDDDLLDLLADDVAGLWG comes from the coding sequence ATGATTCATCGTCAGCCTTCTCAACCGTCGTCGGATTGGACTTCTCAAACCGCTACGGAGCGAAATCCATCCGATTCCAACGCGGGCAAAGGACGCTCGAAACGCCGCAGCGACCGGCGAAGTAAACGAACCCAGAAACGCCGTCTGATGATGGAAGGGTTGGAAACCCGCCAGCTCTTGGCGGCGGGTGGCATTGTGCCCAGTACCCCTGCCTTGGACGAGTACGACGGTCCTCGCAACGTCGGAACCGTCGCCGCCTTCCCGATGTCGGAATCGGAATCTCGTGGGGAAGTTGGCGAGAACGATTTCTTTCAGGATGCGGAGTTCCTGCCGTTGGGGAACGGTGCAGGGCAGCGTGACACAATCGACCTGAGTGGCACCGCTGGGATTTTCCCGCGTGGCAATTTGGGTGTCACCACCGACATCGACGTGTTCTCGTTCAATCTGGAAGCCGGCGATATCTTGGATGTCGCAACTTTGGGTGGCTCCGCTCAATTCACGGTGATGCTGCCCAGCGGCCAAGTTTGGTTCGCCGTGGACAGCGTCCTCAATGGCTCCACGACCCAGTTCAACACTTACCCCGCTGACTCACCGCTTCAAACTTTGGGCAACCAAGCCTTTGCTCAGATCGTTCCAGAAGACGGAACTTACTATGTGATGGTTTCGGGTGAGTCGACCAGTGTCGATTACACCTTGGGGCTGCGAACGTATCGCCCCGTGACCGAGAGTCTGCCAGTTGGAGAAGGGCAGGTCATCTTCTTGGACTTTGACGGCGGTGTGTTCCCACGGGCGGTTCTGCGAGAAATTTATGCCCCCGCTGGTGATCCAATCCTGGGTGGGGTCGCGTTCATCCCTGGCATCGAACAAACCTTGAGCGGATTGGGAGTGGTCAACCAAGCAGCGGGTGCCATCGAGAATTTGCAACTGTCGATTGCGGCTGAAGTGGAACGCATCTTCGAAGACGTGGGTGCCAAGAACATCAACGGCGACTACGACTCGACGGGCAATCCTGGCGACTATGGGGTCACGATCCTCAATAGTTTGCAGCACGCTGATCCCGGCAGCAATCCAAATGTGTCTCGTGTTTTGGTCACGGGAACCTCAACGAACTATGGCTTCGAAGCCACGGTTGCTGAATCCGTTGACGTCGGCAACTTCAAGCTCGACGAGTACGCCATTGTTCAGTTGGATACTTGGGTTCCGTTCGCTCAAGCGTTTCCCCGTTCGGCGGGATCGAGTGAGTTCGACGTGTTGGCGACTTACTTGGGCGGCATTGCGGCTCACGAAGCAGCCCACATCTTGGGCATTCGGCACACCGACGGCACCAACTTGGTCGCGAATGTCAGCGATGAAGGTGGCGACCCAATCGCCGATGATCAACTGGTCGGCCTTGGCCCTGACGGCATCTATGGCACGGCGGACGACATCCCTTCGTCCTTTGAAACAGACATCTTTTCATTGGTTGAAGGCATCTTCGGTACCAATTACACCGCTCATTCGATCGCCTACGGTTTGTCCACCGGAACGGTTGGCTCCGGTGCGACCGGACGGATTTTCAACGACATCAATGGCGACGGCACGTTCACTGGCGACTCGGGACTCAGTGGCGTCACTGTCTTCTTGGACGTCAACGGCGATGGCCTGTTGAGTTCAGCCGATCCTTCGACGGTCACCGCTGCCGATGGCACCTACAGCTTGTTCGGTGCGTCGGGCAGTTACAACGTCATCGCGATGACGCCTTCCAACTTCGTGGCAACGACCCCCGTCAGTCGTTCGGTGACTCTGGGAAGCAGCAGCACGCTGCCGAGCTTTGGTTTCCGTCAGTTGCTGTCGGATGTGACCGGCCGGAAGTTTGAAGATGTGAACGAAAACGGCGTCTATGATCCAGGCGAACCTGGTGTCGAAGGTGCCTACATCTATGCCGACTTGGACGGCGATGATCGTCCTGACTTGGGTGAGCCATTCGCGCTCACCGATGAGGACGGTTTGTATACGCTCGACTTGTCCGAGGTGGATTATTCCTACGCGATTCGCGAAGTCGCGGAGGCTGGGTTCGAAGCAACCGTTCCGTTGTCCGGCGAATACGTCGTCACGCCCGGTAGCGGACCAGCAGAGGGTTTCAACTTCGGTGGCCGGTCGTCTCGCGATTTTGGTGATGCTCCGGACACGTACGGAACCTTGAGTGCATCCAATGGTGCCAGCCACGGGATCCTCAGTGGTCTGACTCTCGGTGCCACGGTGGATCGTGAGAGCGATGGGCAGCCCACGGCCGATGCCACGGGTGATGGTGCCGACGAAGATGGCATCCTGTTCACGGGCCCCTTGGTTCCCGGAACGACCAGTTCCATCCAGGTGACGGTCAACAACACCACCGGTGGCCAGGCTTACCTGCAAGGTTGGATCGACGTCGACGGCAGCGGAACCTTTGATTCGGATGAACGCTTCATCACGAACCAAGTCCTTGCGACTGGTGTCAGCTCGGTTCCCTTGACTCTGCCCAGCTTCACTTTGCCGGCGAGCGGCCTGCTCGACACGTTTGCTCGGTTCCGTCTGAGCCAAGACACCAACATCTCGGCCACAGGTTTTGTTGATACGGGTGAAGTGGAAGACTATGCCGTTCGACTTCTGAATGACGGCGACTTGGCCAATGACGACAGCGTCTCGGTGCCTCGCAACAGCCAAGGCTTCCCGATCGATGTCCTGGCCAATGACTTCAACTCGGCGTCCAATCCGCTGACGATCACCACGCAGGGCACCGCCGCGACCCAAGGGGTTGTGACCATCAGTGCCGGTGCCGCTGGTCAGCAGCAATTGCTTTACACGCCACCAAACAACTTCGTCGGACAGGACACGATCCAGTACCGAGTCACTGACACGCAAGGCAACGTGGCAACCGCCACGGTCAGCGTCAACGTGACGTTCCAAACCGAAGACCCAATCGCTTTGGATGACATCTATCGCATCCCAGCGAACGCGAACAGCAGCGGCGGATTCCCGCTGAATGTTCTCGACAATGACATTGCGTCGAACGCTCCCGGTGGACTGACCTTGGCGTCTGTCACCAACGGAACCGCGGGTGGAACCGTGGTCTTGACCCAGAACAACCAATCGGTCCGGTACACACCTGCCGCTGGATTCACCGGGTCGGAACAGTTCATGTACACGGTTCAAGACAGCGAGAACAATTTCTCGACTGCGACCGTGACCGTCTCGATCAACCCGGACTCCGATGCCGATGACTTGGCATCGTTCACGTTGGAAATCTTGGACGAAGTCAACGACACGCCACGTCCAACCTTGCAACAAGGCGACATTTTCCGCTTGCGAGTCAGCGTGGATGATTTGCGGGACCTGCCTGGGCAAACGCCACAAGGTCTGGCCTCTGCATTCTTGGACGTGTTGTACTCCAGCGAGTTGGTGACGACCGTTGATACCAACTCCAGCGACGCGTTCCCCTTTGACATCACCTTTGGTCCTAAGTTTGAAACTCCTGGCAGTTTCCAACTCGGCAATTCACTGACACCTGGTCTGCTCGATGAAATCGGTGCGGCTCAGTCCATCTCGAACCTGTCGTCCGTCAATGGACCTGGTGACGACGTCGCTTCGCACACCGGACCGGCGGAACTGTTCACTGTCACGCTGCAGGCAATTGGTTCCGGCATTGCCGTCTTCCAAGCTGACCCATCTGATGCCGCGGTCAGCGAAACGATTTTGATCGAACAGTCCTCTGCTTTGGGCTTTGGCGAAATTCGCTACGGTTCGGTTGAGGTCGCGATTGCACCGGCGGGACCGAACTTCCCTTCGGCGTTGGATGATTCCTTCCCGGAAGGTCTCGATAGCAACGGATCGCTGATCACCAGTGTTTCCGAATCCGAACTGGACGTGCTCGACAATGACTTGTTGGGAACCAGTGGCGAAGTCATCTCCTTCGAGATCAATCAAGGTGCTGCCAATGGCACCGCACTCGTTCGCGACAATGGCACGCCCAACGATCCAACCGATGACTACATCGGGTACACCGCGGACATTGGATTCAGTGGTTTTGATTCGTTCACCTATGTGACCACGGTTTCCAGCCCAACATTCGGAATCGTCACCAGCATCGCGGAAGTGACCTTGGTCGTGGGAGCCAATCAGGACCCCTTGGCTGAGTTCGACTTCGAGTTGGTGGACGAATCGGGCAACCCGATTTCGACCGTCGCGGTTGGCCAACGTTTTGGTGTTCGTATTATCGCGGATGACCTGACGCAACGGGACCCCTATCCTGTCTTCGCTGGCTTCCTCGATGTCCTCTACGACACCGGACGCATCGTCCCGTCCGACACAATTTCTGGCGATGACTTTGGATTTGATGTTGAATTCGCGGACGAATTCAACTCCTCGGCAGCCGTCGGCGTCAACACGCGTGCCGGTTTGATCGACGAATTCGGTTCGCTCCGAAGTGACACTGGTCTCCCTGCAACCGGCGTCAGCCCCTTGTTGGCGACGCTGTACTTCGAAGCGGTTGCACCAGGAACGGCAACGATCACTGGTTCGCCAGCCGACCGGTTCCCATTCCAAGACACGTTGTTGGATGACCGCGACGAACGAGTTGATCCATCGCAGATCGTCTATGATTCACTGTCCTTCACGATCACCGGAAGCGGTGAGCCACTGCAGAACACGAACCTGCCAGCGGATGTGAACGGTGACAATTTGGTCACGGCCATTGACGCCTTGTTGGTCATCAACGAACTCTCACGTTTGGATTCCGCCGTTGCGGGCGAACCCGGATCTGCGAATTCGAGCCTGTACTACCACGATGTCAACGGAGACCGCCGCGTCAGTGCCATTGATGCTCTTCGAGTCATCAACTATCTGAACGAAGTCTCGGCCGGCGAATCAATTGCTGCTGCGGGCGAATCGATCTCAACGGGCATTCAAACGCTCTCCAGCGAAGCCTCGGATCAAGCGATCGGTGACTTGGCAGCAGAGTCAAAGGTCACGGGCGGAGCTGCTTCGGCAACCGATGCATCGTCCACCGGTGCAGTGGTGGTCGATAACTCCACGGCGGATTCGGACGACGACGATCTGCTGGACTTGTTGGCCGACGACGTTGCGGGTCTGTGGGGCTAA
- a CDS encoding serine/threonine protein kinase, with protein MFGKSRASSKSTSAAETPTCSMNSPFSQRILGIWRVGRSIAQGQGTELFLAQPADAADSPRWDYVLKTASLTGNASVPAIQPARRFAQIIASAGITHPNLMPILDESAHGTSPYVVMPRLDAMNLTNRISKIPQFALPVALWWTRQLAQATQALHQNGWIHGDINPDNVLVDSQGHVTLIDLGHAARIHSPMPPLFRGTPGYAAPELAAGNTAALPAMDVHSLGQILLQTLALTEPTQSRSVEPVAELIEEMVSPDPLERPSTSNVVARLLKLEIETLGCHIVPERSTIRRAA; from the coding sequence ATGTTTGGCAAATCCCGCGCGTCTTCAAAATCGACTTCGGCCGCCGAGACGCCCACCTGCTCCATGAACAGCCCGTTTTCCCAACGAATCCTGGGCATTTGGCGGGTCGGCAGATCGATCGCCCAGGGCCAGGGGACGGAGTTGTTTCTCGCTCAACCCGCCGATGCCGCGGACAGCCCACGCTGGGACTACGTCTTGAAAACGGCCAGTTTGACAGGCAACGCAAGCGTCCCGGCCATCCAACCGGCTCGACGTTTCGCTCAAATCATCGCCTCCGCAGGGATCACACACCCCAACCTGATGCCGATCCTGGACGAATCCGCCCATGGCACGTCCCCCTACGTGGTGATGCCTCGTTTGGACGCCATGAATTTGACGAATCGAATTTCAAAAATCCCTCAATTCGCGCTGCCGGTCGCTCTCTGGTGGACCCGGCAACTCGCACAAGCCACGCAGGCCCTGCATCAAAACGGCTGGATTCACGGCGACATCAACCCCGACAACGTGCTGGTCGATTCCCAGGGACATGTGACTCTGATCGATCTGGGGCACGCTGCGAGAATTCATTCGCCGATGCCGCCTCTGTTCCGTGGAACCCCGGGATACGCTGCTCCAGAACTGGCCGCCGGAAACACAGCCGCCCTGCCAGCCATGGATGTGCACTCCCTCGGCCAGATTCTGCTGCAAACGTTGGCGTTGACCGAGCCCACTCAGTCCCGCAGCGTCGAACCCGTCGCTGAGTTGATCGAAGAAATGGTGTCCCCCGATCCGCTCGAACGCCCCTCGACGAGCAACGTCGTCGCCCGACTGCTCAAACTCGAAATCGAGACGCTGGGATGTCACATCGTTCCCGAGCGAAGCACGATTCGGCGTGCCGCCTAG